The Amblyomma americanum isolate KBUSLIRL-KWMA chromosome 11, ASM5285725v1, whole genome shotgun sequence genome includes the window tcaccagattcgatgtcaatgaaattggtcgaatgttgtctaagaccaacctttcgcctggctttttaagcaccgggataattttggaaacacgccatacatccgggatccatggggttcttagagtaatttaccagctccaatattgcattgggggattcgtcgaacagtattttaatcatcgcagaggtgacacggtcaggaccaggagctgcagaaggtaaccgatttatcacctgggagagctcagaaaccgagacattaaggaaatcatcatagtgattcccaagcagttgtgggcgagagagcgcagccgaaaaacggtgttccaagcctttgccaatttcttctaatgacctggcaagctctactggagtcagcacattagaggggatGTCGTGAGGCGGTGgtagcctgttccttgacctcagaaagcgaaacaaggcttgtctgttattagattttgatagatggtcataattctcttcatcatatttttcttttgccccagcgactgtgcgcttaaaggtagctgcaagaaacttataatcgatccaattccggggacattgattatggataagtttcttccaggctgcctagcgccgcctataatcctttgaacattctgcattccaccaagggctcagagaagtgcctatgccatcgcacactgtaaactctgattgcctccgtacccgatctaaaatagagcataagcctaacaccctgctctcctgagacaaattcggcaaagagagtagttctgaactgagtgaacttttgaacttgttgtaatcgactagggtgcaactgaatccgccgatagaagtcatcggacacacaatgtcaaaagtgagtgggaaatggtcactgtttgttgcagagtcaaccggagtccaggaggaaactgctacccctggggttgaaaacgttaaatccaatgctgatcgggagtgcccacggagaaaggtcggaaaacccgagttatgacagtttaggttattcacacaagcccaatgccataaacgcaaaccgcactggtctgttcgataaccccaagtcaagtgatgcgaattgaaatccccaacaagcaacacatgtgatctgctgacagagagtaaggaatctaatggctgtgtgtcatgaaccccagatggaaaatatacatttgcgacagtaatgggatggaaaccaggaactgaaagatccactgcctgaatttcgcaatgagcgaccacacgctgaaacaccaatcgtgccttgtgacagaatctggatgaaaccagcagaagcaaaccgcccccccccccttgatgggcggtccattctaaaaattcgataatgttccatttgaaatgaaaactctttcgacaaccaggtttcttgaagcgccatgacatgaggagaaaatcgatttgaaagagttactaaatcagtgtaggctgattgaatggaacggcagttccactgcagcactctcagagaccctattctgccgagaaatccgcagcagcaactgccttttccaaaacgctgtggtgaccagtttttcctgaattactcttttttattTTGGATTGacgggagctagacggaccagcaacggccaaaggagaccggctacgttccttagctcgagcatcgagctccatcagctcaacacacccatcaattgctccggtcgtgacttcaggtacatgagttggaggcgtgcgctctttttgcggttgcattgaaacaagggaaggcgtctccgcactgagttcagtaggtactgcaggatccacggatgacttcaacgcagcattggaggtcattattgaagaggtcatttgcgccaccatgacttgcgatatgcactctgttactgaattcactagccgatccatgaccttggccattgttactgaattcactaggcgatccatgaccttggccattgccttttcaaccgctgtagcaatcgcatctgacaggcttgaatccgcgaccgcagtcgtctgccgtgctgccacacttgagtacccgtacgtcctttccttaacaatagccatagcctcgcgccttgagcaccggcgcttttctaacacttccagcaccttaacctcctcagcccttgcaggacaattagaatatgtggcggagtgactaccgctgcacaagcaacacatctcatcttttgaacaccttccttcacggtcatgattaccaccacacacactgcaccttgagctcgacttgcaggcgttcgcgctgtggccaaacctccagcagttgcggcattgaagtggccttgaagaatacggatcgaccctgaaaaccaggggccacaccttcaactcagatggacaggagagacccgcaaaagtggcaattaccgtttcagttggaagttttgtttcctcgacgacccgagtgcaccgatgtacagaaatcacccctgcggaggagagtttctctagcgtttccttagggctaaggcgtgggttaacccctcgcaccagacctttagagcacgccaagtgcggcggtataaatgcgcttaccgactggcttccaaaagctgtgcacgttaacaaatccatgatgcaggcctggtcggccgacctgcacaccacgcctcctctgccgtactgccgggcatcacagatttttaagaggTGAaacgtaatcgcctgtagcgcagtctgaaccgcatccgggttattgagtcgaatggcgccaccatccgatggaaccaaggccacgggaatagtgccgacgccaccccgaaagaaggcgtccagggggagttggttaggggggaggctggccgaccagggggagttcccctggccaggagaggacgtcgacatgcgcccctagcgacctgcaagcgccctgcaaaagcgaaagacaatcaagcaatcagaaggtagtgatacgaacagtcaccgcccagtgagaccacgcccgcctgtcGGGGTTCGAAGCCACTCCTCAAAGGCCGTCTCGactcttcttctttacctcaacgctcacttcttccttcGACTTCGGCAGGCGGCAATCGCACttaaactttctcttcgctacactacctccccctataaagaggcatcgtcccgatgctaacccGAGAGCAAAAATCACGCTTCGGAAAACCACACAGGGGCCCAGAAATCTTGCTGGCCGATGTAGAACGCAGTGGAaaatgcaggcgattatcgcGTGTAATACGCCTTaagccggacaacgtgcacaatttcagggcgggAGGAACGGCGAGACGACGGTCGCAGtccttcgggcagcacctcgtagttcagctcaccgatgcggcgaagaaccgtatacgggccaaagtagcgcttcatgagtttctcggagagacctcgacgccgcaCCGGCGTCCACGCCCATACCTTGTCACCAGTGTATAAATGGACATCACGTCGACGGAGATTGTACCGACGAGCGTCTGtatgctgttggtgctggagacggagtcgagcgagttgccgagcttcctccgcgcgctcGCAGACTACACGGGCATCATCGACTACGTCGACAGACGGCTCGCGTGACAACATAGCGTCAAGCATTGTGGTGTCCTGTCTGCCATGCACCAGCTGGAAAGGGGACATACCTGCCATCTCCTGGActgcggtattatacgcgaaggtAACGTAGGGTAGTACctcgtcccaactgcgatgggcgacgttcacatacatggcgatcatgtcagccATCGTGTTGTTCAGCCTCTCTGTCAGCCCATTGGTTTGTGGGTGGTACGCCTTATttcggcggtggctggtgcagctgagatggaggatctcctgtgtgagctgtgccagaaacgcggcaccccGGTCAGTGATCAAAATGGCAGGGGCACCATGACGGAGCACAATGCACTCAATAAAAAACTGGGCGGTCTCAGCAGCCGTCGCAGAAGGAAGTGCTCGGGACTCGACGTATCGGGTTAGGTAGTCGGTGGCTATGATAATGTACTTGTTACCCGACTACCCGGCTTACCCGGCTTGTTACCCGGCTGGAGAACACCAGCTGGTCGTATAGAAGGTCTTTTCCGTCTTTAACACTCTCGACAAGTTTTGACGTAGTGACGGACGTACTTGGgaagttgcggccaataatacttctCTCGAACACGtgcaagtgttcggctgtagccaaggtgaccagcagtaggatcatcgtgacaagcttcAGCCACCTCGGCGCGCATGTCTTCTGGCACAACAAGAAGACATGACctcgggctgctgtcgaagttctgtttgtacaatacgccgtgcagaatacggaacgtcggcagaatacgcaggaaaacgcgGGGCACCACGTCTTCGTAGCCTTCCAGGTGTGCAATCAGCTGACGAATCTGAGCATCATTGCGCTGCCGAGCAGCCATACCTGCCGTGTCCAATGCCCAAAGGAAGCCGTCCTCGTCGTCATTATCGGCCCCTGGCGCCGGATTCACGGGGGCTCGAGACAAACAGTCAGCGTCATTATATTTGCGGCCGGATTTGTAGATGTTGATGACGTCGTATTCctgtagccgcaggctccaccgagcaaggcggcctgcggggtccttgagattggcgagccagcacagggaatggtggtcggtaacgatGCGAAAAGGGCGACCGTACAGGTAAGGCGGGAATTTGGTGATCGCCCAGATGAcagcgagacattctttttcagttgtcgagtaattgctctccgccttcgaaagagctcggctggcataggcaataaCCCGCTCGGTGCCGTCCTGGATTTGCACAAGCACTGCCTCTAGTCCtttgttgctggcgtccgtgtggagttcagtgtcggaatcttgatcgaaatggcctagtataggaggcgctgcaagggcgtgctttaattggcggaatgcCGATTGCTGCTCCTCGGTCCACTCAAAGGCGACGCTATCCTTTGCAAGACGGTAAAGTGGCGCGGCGATCTGGGCGAAGTTGCGAACGAAACGTctgaagtacgcgcagaggccgagaaagctgcggacagtcttcctgtcggatggtggagggaaggattctacggcagccgttttcCCTGGATCTGGCTTCACACCCATTTGGCTGACGAGATGGCCTAGGAACATCAGCTCACTgtatgcgaagcggcacttcgaagGCTTGAGCGTGAGTCCGGCGGTTAGGAGAGCTTGAAGGACCGCTTCAAGGCGCAAAAGATGGTCAGCGAGAGTgctggagaagatgacaacgtcatccagatacacgagacacgtctgccacttcagtccGCCGAGCACAGTATCCATGACTCGTTGAAATGTCGCGGGCGCTGTACACAGGCCAAACGGCATGACCTTAAACTCGTAGAGCCCATCCAgtgttataaatgcggtcttctcgcggtcgcgctcatccacttcaatctgccagtatccactcttcaagtcgatggacgaaaaatagcgggcatgacggagacggtcgagagtgtcgtcgatgcgCGGTAGTGGATACAAGTCCTTCTTGGTCGCCTCATTGAGtcgccggcggcgagcacagctggtgatagccggagcacaaaaacacacgaaccagaacacaggtccgcccgcagcagcgtcgtcttcggcaCGCGGCAACCAtacttcaactttctcttcgctacaatatgGCGCTGAATCACCCAGCGCTGAGAAGGTCAATGCCAATTCTATGAGGTATTCTTCCAGGCTAGGTGTCTTTCCAAGTGTGGGGCCAGCAGGAACTTTGGGTCGTAGGAAGACACACAAAGCATAATGCTGGCGAAAACTATGAAGGCTCCCTTTCTCTTGTTTCCTAAATCAACCCTTCACTCGCCCTGAGATCAGGATTTTTCATCCCTGTGCTGGGTGGTTACGATGTTTAGCAAATATTCAGGAAGAG containing:
- the LOC144109492 gene encoding uncharacterized protein LOC144109492 translates to MSTSSPGQGNSPWSASLPPNQLPLDAFFRGGVGTIPVALVPSDGGAIRLNNPDAVQTALQAITFHLLKICDARQYGRGGVVCRSADQACIMDLLTCTAFGSQSG